The Candidatus Eisenbacteria bacterium genome window below encodes:
- a CDS encoding tyrosine-type recombinase/integrase: protein MERWIADFLRHLEENRRASPATRRAYAEEMERFAEFTSGRLGREPRVPHDLTPELLAAFAAARSLERTARRKPIASRTLARSIAAVRSFLRFVERRGHPTSAARASMPRVSTPETLPASIVESQLNALLDELAGSTRGDDARSLRALAAAECLYGAGLRVGELAGLTRGRLDDRRLLVRVLGKGSRERVVPISARAVAALRRFWTARGVEPKPEEALLAARGSRGVTARTLERDIHAVLGRLGPSAPSHPHALRHSFATHLLDRGADLRAVQELLGHRNLGTTQIYTHVTRRRLKAAYARAHPRA from the coding sequence GGAGATGGAGCGCTTCGCCGAGTTCACGTCCGGCCGCCTCGGCCGGGAGCCGCGCGTTCCGCACGACCTGACCCCCGAGCTCCTCGCGGCCTTCGCGGCGGCGCGTTCCCTGGAGCGGACCGCGCGGCGGAAGCCCATCGCCTCGCGCACGCTCGCCCGCTCCATCGCCGCCGTGCGCTCCTTCCTCCGCTTCGTGGAGCGCCGCGGCCATCCGACCTCGGCGGCGCGCGCGTCCATGCCGCGCGTGTCCACGCCGGAGACCCTGCCCGCGTCGATCGTCGAGTCGCAGCTCAACGCGCTCCTGGACGAGCTGGCCGGCTCGACCCGCGGGGACGACGCGAGGAGCCTCCGAGCCCTGGCCGCGGCCGAGTGCCTCTATGGCGCCGGGCTTCGTGTCGGGGAGCTGGCGGGGCTCACGCGCGGGAGGCTCGACGACCGGCGGCTCCTCGTGCGCGTGCTCGGGAAGGGAAGCCGCGAGCGGGTGGTGCCCATCTCCGCCCGCGCGGTGGCGGCGCTCCGGCGGTTCTGGACGGCACGGGGCGTGGAGCCGAAGCCCGAGGAGGCGCTGCTCGCCGCCCGCGGATCCCGCGGCGTCACCGCCCGCACGCTCGAGCGCGACATCCACGCGGTCCTCGGGAGGCTCGGCCCGAGCGCCCCGTCTCACCCGCACGCCCTCCGGCACAGCTTCGCGACGCATCTCCTCGACCGCGGCGCGGACCTGCGCGCGGTCCAGGAGCTGCTCGGACACCGGAACCTCGGCACCACGCAGATCTACACCCATGTGACCCGCCGCCGGCTCAAGGCGGCCTACGCCCGCGCGCATCCGCGGGCCTGA